The following are encoded in a window of Massilia sp. R2A-15 genomic DNA:
- a CDS encoding ATP-binding protein yields MRFRFWEGWSIGTRMIFITMLPVVFLFTSFVWYSWYSHRAQVAEELSERGHILARALAETSEYNVISGNLSDLRLTINGLVQSDKSIYRIEVVDAAQKGAISVSSQFAADAEKHYYEAPIKKQVIWVNLFSDNGSPHVSGPSDTKPPTQPAEVLGFVRVTMSPSNMMAVQARRFQVEVAIAALALAVSAALAYFLARSLTVPLRTSIGALRQIRGGDYRVQLPVTTGGEIAELQASIGEMSLALDQSKQHLENKVAERTRDLVESRNEALKADADKRKLIQKVNSIVEDERKSIAIEIHDELNASLIAVRLESQSILHLAANAGEAPEIEQIRQKSQAITKLALDLYASGRRLVRRLRPEVLEMLGLHGAVEEMMRHYDRESGCRFEFHSEGDFSRLGNELAISAYRIIQEALSNVMKHSTATHAQVALTLPDGADMLHIEVADDGEGFDVRTASAGIGIIGMRERVHALGGAITFTSSPDSGTVVAIALPTAVS; encoded by the coding sequence ATGAGGTTCCGTTTCTGGGAAGGCTGGAGCATCGGCACGCGGATGATCTTCATCACCATGCTGCCGGTGGTGTTCCTGTTCACGTCCTTCGTCTGGTACTCGTGGTATTCGCACCGCGCGCAGGTGGCCGAGGAGCTGTCCGAGCGCGGCCACATCCTGGCGCGCGCGCTGGCCGAGACCAGCGAGTACAACGTCATCTCCGGCAACCTGTCCGACCTGCGCCTGACCATCAATGGCCTGGTCCAGTCGGACAAGAGCATCTACCGCATCGAGGTGGTGGACGCCGCGCAGAAAGGCGCGATCAGCGTATCGTCGCAGTTCGCCGCCGACGCCGAGAAGCACTACTACGAAGCGCCGATCAAGAAGCAGGTGATCTGGGTGAACCTGTTCTCTGACAACGGCTCGCCGCACGTGTCCGGGCCCAGCGACACCAAGCCGCCGACCCAGCCGGCAGAGGTGCTCGGCTTCGTGCGCGTGACCATGTCTCCGTCGAACATGATGGCCGTGCAGGCGCGCCGCTTCCAGGTCGAGGTGGCGATTGCGGCGCTGGCGCTGGCGGTCAGCGCCGCGCTGGCCTACTTCCTGGCGCGCAGCCTGACGGTGCCCCTGCGCACGTCGATCGGCGCGCTACGCCAGATCCGCGGCGGCGACTACCGCGTGCAGCTGCCGGTGACCACCGGCGGCGAGATCGCCGAGCTGCAGGCATCGATCGGCGAAATGTCGCTGGCGCTAGACCAGTCCAAGCAGCACCTGGAGAACAAGGTCGCCGAGCGTACCCGCGACCTGGTCGAATCGCGCAACGAGGCGCTCAAGGCCGATGCCGACAAGCGCAAGCTGATCCAGAAAGTGAACTCGATCGTCGAGGACGAGCGCAAGAGCATCGCCATCGAAATCCACGATGAACTGAACGCCTCGCTGATCGCCGTGCGGCTCGAATCGCAAAGCATCCTGCACCTGGCAGCCAATGCCGGCGAGGCGCCGGAGATCGAACAGATCAGGCAGAAGTCGCAAGCCATCACCAAGCTCGCGCTCGACCTGTACGCCAGCGGACGGCGGCTGGTGCGGCGCCTGCGTCCCGAAGTGCTCGAGATGCTCGGCCTGCACGGCGCGGTGGAGGAAATGATGCGCCACTACGACCGCGAATCGGGCTGCCGCTTCGAATTCCATTCCGAAGGCGACTTCTCCCGGCTCGGCAACGAGCTGGCGATATCGGCCTACCGCATCATCCAGGAAGCGCTGTCGAACGTCATGAAGCATTCCACCGCTACCCACGCGCAGGTCGCGCTGACGCTGCCCGACGGCGCCGATATGCTGCACATCGAAGTGGCCGACGACGGCGAAGGCTTCGACGTGCGCACCGCGTCCGCCGGCATCGGCATCATCGGCATGCGCGAGCGCGTGCACGCGCTGGGCGGCGCCATCACTTTCACCTCCAGCCCGGACAGCGGAACCGTGGTCGCCATCGCGCTGCCAACTGCTGTATCGTAG
- a CDS encoding M14 family zinc carboxypeptidase, with the protein MQNELRTPYEKGNQNQTTTWAECIAWYEDLAARYPAVLSFGVVGTSDAGVPIHAGVVSADGVFDRARIKREGRPVFFNNNGIHPGEPEGVDACMALVRDFCTDPARLAALGKTVFLFVPMYNVDGSLNRADTSRVNQDGPEQFGFRGNSRHLDLNRDFVKCDTLTARVFNELFTAWDPDVMVDTHTSNGADYPYTMTLIHTQADKLGGGLGAFLRDTMLPKMFSDMAARGWPTCPYVNPVKDCPDHGIAEFLETPRFSTGYAALHHTIGFMPETHMLKPFADRYQSMRALVDTALEFTVQNAQQIQALRRAAKEEGKTRREWPVHWAMDEAKPSTFRFKGYAAKYSPSVIGNYTRLSYDRNESWERDIAYFNSFPADVTVKAPRAYVIPQAWREVIERLQWNGVQMTRLDADQTMDVEYYQINSVNSRAHAYEGHMFHDEVELERRSGKVALRKGDYVVSLDQDQARYAVEMLEPQGHDSFFRWGFFNSVLEKKEAYSDYVFEDHALELLRDEPELKAKFEKWKEANPEQLSDQGKVLDFIFANCRRYHEPEWSRYPVFMLA; encoded by the coding sequence ATGCAGAACGAACTCCGCACGCCTTACGAAAAGGGCAACCAGAACCAGACCACCACCTGGGCCGAATGCATCGCCTGGTACGAAGACCTGGCCGCGCGCTATCCGGCTGTCCTCAGCTTCGGCGTCGTCGGCACGTCGGACGCGGGCGTGCCGATCCACGCCGGCGTGGTCAGCGCCGACGGCGTGTTCGACCGCGCCCGGATCAAGCGCGAAGGGCGCCCGGTCTTCTTCAACAATAACGGCATCCACCCGGGCGAGCCGGAAGGCGTGGACGCCTGCATGGCGCTGGTGCGCGACTTCTGCACCGATCCCGCGCGCCTGGCCGCGCTGGGCAAGACCGTGTTCCTGTTTGTCCCGATGTACAACGTCGACGGCAGCCTGAATCGCGCCGACACCTCGCGCGTGAACCAGGACGGCCCCGAGCAGTTCGGCTTCCGCGGCAACAGCCGCCACCTCGACCTGAACCGCGACTTCGTCAAGTGCGACACCCTGACCGCGCGCGTGTTCAACGAACTGTTCACCGCGTGGGACCCGGACGTCATGGTCGACACTCATACCTCGAACGGCGCGGACTACCCGTACACCATGACCCTGATCCACACCCAGGCTGACAAGCTTGGCGGCGGCTTGGGCGCCTTCCTGCGCGACACCATGCTGCCGAAGATGTTCAGCGACATGGCGGCGCGCGGCTGGCCGACCTGCCCGTACGTCAATCCGGTCAAGGACTGCCCGGACCACGGCATCGCCGAATTCCTCGAAACGCCGCGCTTCTCGACCGGCTACGCGGCCCTGCACCACACGATCGGCTTCATGCCCGAGACGCACATGCTCAAGCCGTTCGCCGACCGCTACCAGTCGATGCGCGCGCTGGTCGACACCGCGCTCGAATTCACGGTGCAGAACGCGCAGCAGATCCAGGCGCTGCGCCGCGCCGCGAAGGAAGAGGGCAAGACGCGCCGCGAATGGCCGGTGCACTGGGCGATGGACGAAGCGAAGCCGTCGACCTTCCGCTTCAAGGGCTATGCGGCGAAGTACAGCCCCAGCGTCATCGGCAACTACACCCGCCTGTCGTACGACCGCAATGAATCTTGGGAGCGCGACATCGCCTACTTCAACAGCTTCCCGGCCGACGTGACGGTGAAGGCGCCGCGCGCCTACGTGATTCCCCAGGCGTGGCGCGAAGTCATCGAACGGCTGCAATGGAACGGCGTGCAGATGACGCGCCTGGACGCCGACCAGACCATGGATGTCGAGTACTACCAGATTAATTCGGTGAACTCGCGCGCGCATGCGTACGAGGGGCATATGTTCCATGACGAGGTGGAGCTGGAGCGCCGCAGCGGCAAGGTCGCGCTGCGCAAGGGCGATTACGTGGTGTCGCTGGACCAGGACCAGGCGCGCTACGCGGTCGAGATGCTCGAGCCGCAGGGCCACGACAGCTTCTTCCGCTGGGGCTTTTTCAACAGCGTGCTGGAAAAGAAGGAAGCGTATTCGGATTACGTGTTCGAAGACCACGCGCTGGAGCTGCTGCGCGACGAGCCGGAGCTGAAAGCGAAGTTCGAAAAATGGAAGGAAGCGAATCCTGAGCAGCTGTCGGACCAGGGCAAGGTGCTCGACTTCATCTTCGCCAACTGCCGTCGCTACCACGAGCCGGAGTGGAGCCGCTACCCGGTCTTCATGCTGGCGTAA
- a CDS encoding DUF885 family protein, translated as MKKILPLAAAALIACAPVHAAAPATKVVAVAGASQASKQLSVLADQYYDALAKFEPMNATENGDSRFDDQIGMAIAPKMRARQFALYHGFQQRLRAIPRDALDAKGQINYDILDYELKSELSFEKFPVHLLPINQMDSIPVTLANFANGQGGQPLVTVKNYKAYLNRLNQLPAWIDQAIANMREGMKQGITEPKAAMVSALPQFQKLVSDKPEASIFYTPITNLPAGFSAADKKSLTAAYRATIDKKLTPALARLATFLEKEYVPAARTSTGWSAMPGGMDWYLARVASQTTTTMTPDQIHAKGLEEVARIQREFAIVGPKMGYTGPANGLPNWVAAQDKYRPFTTEQQVIDVYRKLDAQLRTKLPSMFTLMPKAPLDLRLEPELSRATASDHYSPPAADGSRPGVFWSVVNDPKQYGSTGMVTLFLHEGQPGHHFHIALLQELGLPNFRKFGGNNAFTEGWALYAETLGKEMGLFDKPEDYFGHLNDEMLRAVRLVVDTGMHAKGWTREQSIQYMKDTLGYTDVAKSETERYMVWPAQALGYKIGALTIAELRARAQAALGPKFSLPKFHEVVLGDGTLPLSLLEAKVDRWIAATK; from the coding sequence ATGAAAAAAATCCTTCCGCTCGCCGCCGCCGCGCTGATCGCCTGCGCTCCCGTTCATGCCGCCGCCCCCGCGACAAAGGTGGTCGCCGTCGCCGGCGCCTCGCAGGCGAGCAAGCAGCTGTCCGTGCTGGCCGACCAGTATTACGACGCGCTCGCCAAATTCGAGCCGATGAACGCGACCGAGAACGGCGACAGCCGCTTCGACGACCAGATCGGCATGGCGATCGCGCCGAAGATGCGCGCGCGCCAGTTCGCGCTGTACCACGGCTTCCAGCAGCGCCTGCGCGCGATCCCGCGCGACGCGCTCGATGCAAAAGGCCAGATCAACTACGACATCCTCGATTACGAGTTGAAGTCGGAACTGAGTTTCGAGAAGTTCCCGGTGCACCTGCTGCCGATCAACCAGATGGACAGCATCCCGGTCACGCTGGCGAATTTCGCCAACGGCCAGGGCGGCCAGCCGCTGGTCACGGTGAAGAACTACAAGGCTTACCTGAACCGTCTGAACCAGCTGCCGGCATGGATCGACCAGGCCATCGCGAACATGCGCGAAGGGATGAAGCAAGGGATCACCGAGCCGAAGGCGGCGATGGTGTCGGCCCTGCCGCAATTCCAGAAGCTGGTCAGCGACAAGCCGGAAGCGAGCATCTTCTACACGCCGATCACCAACCTGCCGGCCGGCTTTTCCGCCGCCGACAAGAAGAGCCTGACCGCGGCCTACCGCGCGACCATCGACAAGAAGCTGACGCCGGCGCTGGCGCGGCTGGCCACCTTCCTCGAAAAAGAGTACGTGCCGGCGGCGCGCACCAGCACCGGCTGGAGCGCCATGCCGGGCGGGATGGACTGGTACCTGGCGCGCGTCGCCAGCCAGACCACGACCACCATGACGCCCGATCAGATCCATGCGAAGGGTCTGGAGGAAGTGGCGCGCATCCAGCGCGAGTTCGCCATCGTCGGCCCGAAGATGGGCTACACGGGGCCGGCCAACGGGCTGCCGAACTGGGTGGCGGCGCAGGACAAGTATCGCCCCTTCACCACCGAGCAGCAGGTGATCGACGTCTACCGCAAGCTCGATGCGCAGTTGCGCACCAAGCTGCCGTCGATGTTTACGCTGATGCCGAAAGCGCCGCTCGACCTGCGGCTGGAACCTGAACTGAGCCGCGCGACGGCATCGGACCACTACTCGCCGCCGGCGGCGGACGGTTCGCGTCCGGGCGTGTTCTGGTCGGTGGTGAACGATCCGAAGCAGTACGGCAGCACCGGCATGGTCACGCTGTTCCTGCACGAAGGCCAGCCGGGCCACCATTTCCACATCGCGCTGCTGCAGGAGCTGGGCCTGCCGAACTTCCGCAAATTCGGCGGCAACAACGCGTTCACCGAAGGCTGGGCGCTGTATGCCGAGACCCTGGGCAAGGAGATGGGCCTGTTCGACAAGCCGGAGGATTATTTCGGCCACCTGAACGACGAGATGCTGCGCGCGGTGCGGCTGGTGGTGGACACCGGCATGCATGCGAAGGGATGGACGCGCGAGCAGTCGATCCAGTACATGAAGGACACGCTGGGATACACCGATGTGGCGAAGAGCGAGACGGAGCGCTACATGGTGTGGCCGGCGCAGGCGCTGGGCTACAAGATTGGCGCGCTGACGATCGCCGAACTGCGTGCGCGCGCGCAGGCGGCGCTGGGGCCGAAGTTCTCGCTGCCGAAGTTCCACGAGGTGGTGCTGGGCGATGGGACCTTGCCGCTGTCGCTGCTGGAGGCGAAGGTGGATCGCTGGATCGCGGCGACCAAGTAA
- a CDS encoding branched-chain amino acid ABC transporter substrate-binding protein yields MTFKKIIPLALASLLCASAAAEEQVVKIGLTGPLSGANAFAGKDNENGVRLAIEELNAKKGAAVAGKTLRFELMSEDDQGDPKAGVIVAQKFADAGVKFVLGPYNSGVAIPASRVYNDAGIVMSTVGTNPKITQSGYKAVFRIVASDTQVGAAVAQYAANTLKVKNVGVIDDRTAFGQGIADEFIRQAKASGMTVASREFTTDKATDFAAILTALKAKKVDAIFFGGYAPQGAPMARQMKQLGLSAKLLGGDTLCSPEMGKLGGDAVGANVLCAQAGAIPDKQASGPAFQAKYKQRFKHNPDVYAAPFYDQAMFIAEAIRATNSLDPSVVAAALHTMSHKGVVGTYAYDPAGNLKASTVTMYTFKDGAPVPLAK; encoded by the coding sequence ATGACCTTCAAGAAAATCATTCCGCTGGCGCTGGCGTCGCTGCTGTGCGCCTCGGCCGCGGCCGAAGAACAGGTGGTCAAGATCGGCCTGACCGGGCCGCTGTCGGGCGCGAACGCCTTCGCCGGCAAGGACAATGAGAACGGCGTGCGCCTGGCGATCGAGGAACTGAACGCGAAAAAGGGCGCGGCGGTGGCCGGCAAGACGCTGCGCTTCGAACTGATGTCGGAGGACGACCAGGGCGACCCGAAGGCCGGGGTGATCGTGGCGCAGAAATTCGCCGACGCCGGCGTGAAGTTCGTGCTCGGGCCGTACAACTCGGGCGTGGCGATTCCGGCCTCGCGCGTGTACAACGACGCCGGCATCGTGATGTCGACGGTCGGCACCAATCCGAAGATCACCCAGAGCGGCTACAAGGCGGTATTTCGCATCGTCGCCAGCGACACCCAGGTGGGCGCCGCGGTGGCGCAGTACGCTGCCAATACACTGAAGGTGAAGAACGTCGGCGTGATCGACGACCGCACCGCGTTCGGCCAGGGCATCGCCGACGAATTCATCCGCCAGGCCAAGGCGTCCGGCATGACCGTCGCCAGCCGCGAATTCACCACCGACAAGGCGACCGACTTCGCGGCGATCCTGACCGCGCTGAAGGCGAAAAAGGTCGATGCGATCTTCTTCGGCGGCTACGCGCCGCAAGGGGCGCCGATGGCGCGCCAGATGAAGCAGCTGGGCCTCTCGGCCAAACTGCTCGGCGGCGATACGCTGTGCAGCCCGGAGATGGGCAAGCTCGGTGGCGACGCGGTCGGCGCCAACGTGCTGTGCGCGCAGGCCGGCGCGATCCCCGACAAGCAGGCCAGCGGGCCGGCGTTCCAGGCGAAGTACAAGCAGCGCTTCAAGCACAATCCCGACGTGTACGCGGCCCCGTTCTACGACCAGGCCATGTTCATCGCCGAAGCGATCCGCGCCACCAATTCGCTCGACCCGTCGGTGGTGGCGGCGGCGCTGCACACCATGAGCCACAAGGGCGTCGTCGGCACCTACGCCTACGACCCGGCCGGCAACCTGAAGGCATCGACGGTGACGATGTACACCTTCAAGGACGGCGCGCCGGTACCGCTGGCCAAGTGA
- a CDS encoding Lrp/AsnC family transcriptional regulator: MNSLDKFDCAILSALQSDATLSIAALSEKVGLSSTPCWKRVKRLEEDGYIESRVTLINRHKVGLPVTVFVSVRTSEHDEKWLARFAAAVIALPEVLEFHRMSGDVDYLLKVVTTDIDGYDRFYKKLIASTAHLTGVSSAFSMEQIKYSTALPLELIARELPA; encoded by the coding sequence ATGAATTCACTAGATAAATTCGATTGCGCAATACTTTCGGCATTGCAGTCCGATGCCACGCTGTCGATCGCGGCGCTCAGCGAAAAGGTCGGCCTGTCCAGCACGCCGTGCTGGAAGCGTGTCAAGCGGCTCGAGGAAGACGGCTATATCGAGAGCCGCGTCACCCTGATCAACCGTCACAAGGTGGGGCTGCCGGTGACCGTGTTCGTCAGCGTGCGCACTTCCGAGCACGACGAAAAATGGCTGGCGCGTTTCGCCGCCGCGGTGATCGCCCTGCCCGAGGTGCTGGAATTTCACCGCATGAGCGGCGACGTCGACTACCTGCTGAAGGTGGTCACCACCGACATCGACGGCTACGACCGTTTCTACAAGAAGCTGATCGCCAGCACCGCGCACCTGACCGGGGTGTCGTCGGCGTTTTCGATGGAGCAGATCAAGTACTCGACGGCGCTGCCGCTGGAGCTGATCGCGCGCGAGCTGCCCGCCTGA
- a CDS encoding aminotransferase class V-fold PLP-dependent enzyme, whose protein sequence is MTTEIYLDANATSPTLPAAIAAAEDALRERFGNPSSSHCSGLKARAMLDAVRARARRLLGAGAGRLMFTSGATEGIQTAVLSALCAVRERQLKGEPAGELLLYGATEHKAVPESLAHWNRVLGTGLALDALPVDGAGRHRLDLLRKLAPRAALVCTMAANNETGVISDLAGIEAVLADCAPDALWMVDSVQALGKLRLDLASTRIDYAPFSGHKLYAPKGVGMLYVRKGAPFTTLMVGGGQEAGQRSGTENMSGVAALGAVLEALEDGAAFRSAEELHAFRDQLAGALRDAFPAIVFNMPFAHSLPTTLNFSVPGLAAKELLDLFDAAGVRVSSGSACSAAKAAPSYVLEAMGLPAERASAAIRMSFGPMAGQDFIDSACERIARCGAAVRAHAPRPAADLPAAAPVDAEREIAPSALSAFLDGHPEAILVDVREAYEQAACAAQLWHGRAIESVPLSALPQRAAAWLQGEPRPLVFFCRSGNRSARAMQCLHQLGYHDAWHLAGGLALAN, encoded by the coding sequence ATGACTACCGAAATTTACCTCGACGCCAACGCCACTTCGCCCACCCTGCCGGCGGCCATCGCCGCCGCTGAAGACGCGCTGCGCGAGCGCTTCGGCAACCCGAGCAGCAGCCATTGCTCCGGCCTGAAGGCCAGGGCGATGCTCGACGCGGTGCGCGCGCGCGCCCGCCGCCTGCTCGGCGCCGGCGCCGGGCGCCTGATGTTTACCAGCGGCGCCACCGAAGGCATCCAGACCGCCGTGCTGTCGGCGCTGTGCGCGGTGCGCGAGCGCCAGCTGAAGGGCGAGCCGGCCGGCGAACTGCTGCTGTACGGCGCCACCGAGCACAAGGCCGTGCCGGAAAGCCTGGCCCATTGGAACCGCGTGCTCGGCACCGGCCTGGCGCTGGATGCGCTGCCGGTCGACGGCGCCGGGCGCCACCGCCTCGACCTGTTGCGCAAGCTGGCGCCGCGCGCGGCGCTGGTCTGCACCATGGCGGCCAACAACGAGACGGGCGTGATCTCCGACCTGGCCGGCATCGAAGCGGTGCTGGCCGACTGCGCGCCGGACGCGCTGTGGATGGTCGACAGCGTGCAGGCGCTCGGCAAGCTGCGCCTCGACCTGGCCAGCACCCGCATCGACTACGCGCCGTTCTCCGGCCACAAGCTGTACGCGCCGAAGGGCGTGGGCATGCTGTACGTGCGCAAGGGCGCGCCGTTCACCACGCTGATGGTGGGCGGCGGCCAGGAAGCGGGGCAGCGCTCCGGCACCGAAAACATGAGCGGCGTCGCCGCCCTGGGCGCCGTGCTCGAAGCGCTCGAAGACGGCGCCGCCTTCCGCTCGGCCGAAGAACTGCACGCCTTCCGCGACCAGCTGGCCGGCGCACTGCGCGACGCCTTCCCCGCGATCGTCTTCAACATGCCGTTCGCGCACTCGCTGCCGACCACCCTCAATTTCTCGGTGCCGGGACTGGCCGCCAAGGAGCTGCTCGACCTGTTCGATGCCGCCGGCGTGCGCGTCAGCTCGGGCTCGGCCTGTTCCGCAGCGAAGGCCGCGCCCAGCTACGTGCTCGAGGCGATGGGGCTGCCGGCCGAGCGCGCCAGCGCCGCGATCCGCATGTCGTTCGGGCCGATGGCCGGCCAGGACTTCATCGACAGCGCCTGCGAACGCATCGCGCGCTGCGGCGCCGCTGTGCGCGCGCACGCGCCGCGCCCGGCCGCCGACCTGCCGGCCGCCGCGCCGGTGGACGCCGAGCGCGAGATCGCACCGTCGGCCTTGTCCGCCTTCCTCGACGGCCACCCCGAGGCGATCCTGGTGGACGTGCGCGAAGCCTACGAGCAGGCCGCCTGCGCCGCGCAGCTCTGGCATGGCCGCGCCATCGAATCGGTGCCGCTGTCTGCGCTGCCGCAGCGCGCCGCCGCATGGCTGCAGGGCGAGCCGCGCCCGCTGGTGTTTTTCTGTCGCAGCGGCAACCGCAGCGCGCGCGCGATGCAGTGCCTGCACCAGCTCGGTTATCACGACGCCTGGCACCTCGCCGGCGGCCTCGCCCTGGCGAATTGA